In Stieleria varia, one genomic interval encodes:
- a CDS encoding PEP-CTERM sorting domain-containing protein, protein MLTRSADAAFVLQFNPGQTTVESNGIDQVFTIDVLVTHDGSAEPSVFSGFTFRLNDPGSNLRYSNAQEADFNFSQTPMVSLSQHTGLYSFGAASNDTEYNVGSGQTMRLMSVDFLLDRSVQSGTFDLDLTLVDAKRGTANTGGLVDISSFTTVMNGLFTVNNAVAVPEPSTLAWLLIAGATFIHRSRRRRQ, encoded by the coding sequence ATGCTGACTCGTTCTGCGGACGCGGCGTTCGTCCTTCAATTCAATCCGGGGCAGACGACCGTCGAAAGTAATGGCATTGACCAAGTCTTCACGATTGACGTTTTGGTGACGCACGATGGTTCAGCAGAACCGTCGGTGTTTTCTGGATTCACGTTTCGATTAAACGATCCCGGCAGCAATTTGAGGTATTCCAACGCCCAAGAAGCGGATTTTAATTTCTCTCAAACTCCGATGGTCAGTCTGTCCCAGCACACCGGCTTGTACTCATTCGGAGCGGCGTCGAACGACACCGAGTACAACGTTGGAAGTGGCCAAACGATGCGCCTGATGTCTGTCGACTTTCTGTTGGACCGTTCGGTCCAAAGCGGAACCTTTGACTTGGATCTGACCCTGGTGGATGCCAAACGCGGCACTGCCAATACGGGCGGATTGGTGGACATCTCGTCGTTCACCACCGTGATGAATGGCTTGTTTACCGTCAACAACGCCGTCGCCGTGCCGGAACCGTCAACGCTTGCGTGGTTGTTGATAGCGGGGGCGACTTTCATACATCGTTCGCGACGCCGTAGGCAGTGA